The following are encoded in a window of Esox lucius isolate fEsoLuc1 chromosome 14, fEsoLuc1.pri, whole genome shotgun sequence genomic DNA:
- the LOC105015274 gene encoding alpha-2B adrenergic receptor yields the protein MDPTPDVTRLSGSGVNGVTNLNLSVSSGPAHNNQTVRTPPYSPEATALFATAITLMMILTIVGNILVIIAVLTSRSLRSPQNLFLVSLAAADILVATLIIPFSLANELQGFWAFRSLWCEIYLALDVFFCTSSIAHLCAISLDRYLSVSRPVSYGAQRTPARIKAAIVVVWLLSAVISFPPLLPLDKSKGGEEVCELNSEPWYILYSTIGSFFAPCLIMIGVYVRIYQIAKQHTRCPPGEKPNPNNSPGSVPSNPVAHAPGPVITPQPMPPSQLQHNTREGGKADGQLKNAVPQKSLLVTSPSSPLLQTETQEETSNDAQFQPQTLLPSPTTVPTSPQSSSPSIAHSPTPLPTDRQPMETLSRGEKQRDTTNDDSYSSGSEAEAETRGRVIGKRRGGKSLFKKNGVSKSGSARLTIISLSSLTSQKVKKTVATPTGTVLVSDKLVLPQATAMSRRKAMVNREKRFTFVLAVVIGVFVICWFPFFLSYSLKAICPETCTIPKPLFKFFFWIGYCNSCLNPVIYTIFNQDFRKAFKKILCRDTKGTFF from the coding sequence ATGGACCCCACCCCGGATGTCACAAGGCTGTCAGGGTCAGGGGTGAATGGGGTCACCAACTTGAACCTCAGCGTTTCCTCTGGCCCTGCCCACAACAACCAGACAGTGCGAACCCCACCCTATTCCCCTGAGGCAACTGCATTGTTCGCCACAGCCATCACCCTCATGATGATCCTCACCATCGTGGGCAACATTCTGGTCATTATCGCAGTTCTAACCTCACGCTCACTCCGCAGTCCACAGAACCTCTTCCTCGTCTCCTTGGCTGCAGCCGACATCCTAGTGGCTACCCTCATCATCCCCTTTTCGCTGGCCAATGAGTTGCAGGGATTCTGGGCGTTCCGCTCACTGTGGTGCGAGATCTACCTGGCGTTGGACGTTTTCTTCTGCACATCCTCCATTGCGCATCTTTGTGCTATCTCATTGGACCGCTACCTGTCAGTCTCCCGGCCGGTGTCCTATGGAGCCCAGCGGACGCCGGCACGCATCAAGGCAGCCATCGTGGTCGTCTGGCTACTCTCTGCGGTCAtttccttccctcctctccttccactGGATAAAAgcaagggaggggaggaggtgtgtgAGCTGAACAGTGAGCCTTGGTATATTCTCTACTCCACCATTGGTTCCTTCTTCGCTCCGTGTCTCATCATGATTGGGGTCTACGTTAGAATCTACCAGATCGCTAAGCAACACACAAGATGTCCGCCAGGAGAAAAACCCAACCCTAACAACAGTCCTGGCAGTGTGCCTAGTAACCCTGTAGCCCATGCACCTGGACCTGTCATCACTCCCCAACCCATGCCTCCTAGCCAACTACAGCACAAcaccagagagggagggaaagcagATGGCCAATTAAAAAACGCTGTGCCTCAGAAAAGTCTCCTTGTGACTTCCCCCTCGTCTCCTCTTCTCCAGACTGAGACCCAGGAAGAGACTTCTAATGACGCGCAATTTCAACCCCAGACCCTGCTGCCTTCGCCAACCACTGTCCCCACTTCACCACAGTCCTCCTCACCCAGCATAGCTCACTCTCCCACACCCCTCCCTACTGACCGGCAGCCAATGGAGACGCTCAGCCggggagagaagcagagagacacCACCAATGATGACAGCTACAGCTCTGGCTCTGAGGCAGAGGCAGAGACGAGGGGACGAGTGATCggaaagagaagaggagggaaaAGTCTGTTTAAGAAGAATGGAGTGTCAAAGTCGGGAAGCGCAAGGTTAACAATTATATCGCTCTCTTCTCTGACCTCTCAGAAGGTCAAAAAGACTGTAGCCACACCAACTGGCACCGTGTTGGTCTCAGACAAGCTGGTATTGCCACAGGCCACAGCCATGTCTCGGCGGAAGGCCATGGTAAACCGAGAAAAGCGCTTTACGTTTGTCCTGGCCGTGGTGATTGGGGTGTTTGTCATTTGTTGgttccctttcttcctctcctacTCGCTGAAGGCCATCTGTCCTGAAACCTGTACAATCCCTAAACCACTCTTCAAATTCTTCTTCTGGATTGGCTACTGCAACTCCTGCCTGAACCCCGTCATATACACCATCTTCAACCAAGACTTCAGGAAGGCCTTCAAAAAGATTCTCTGTAGGGACACCAAGGGGACGTTCTTCTAG